The Trichocoleus desertorum ATA4-8-CV12 genome contains a region encoding:
- a CDS encoding photosystem II protein D2 translates to LALNLRAYDFVSQEIRAAEDPEFETFYTKNILLNEGIRAWMAPQDQPHENFVFPEEVLPRGNAL, encoded by the coding sequence GTCTGGCGCTGAACCTGCGAGCTTACGACTTCGTGTCGCAAGAGATTCGCGCAGCGGAGGACCCTGAATTTGAGACGTTCTACACGAAGAACATCTTGCTGAACGAGGGCATCCGCGCTTGGATGGCCCCTCAAGACCAGCCACACGAAAACTTTGTCTTCCCTGAGGAGGTTCTGCCCCGTGGTAACGCTCTCTAA